The following proteins are encoded in a genomic region of Labilithrix sp.:
- a CDS encoding MBL fold metallo-hydrolase: MRVYVLGSGSGGNALLVDANGTRVLVEAGLGPRIVAARLAELGVDLAPGELDGIVATHEHGDHFGHAAQLAAAFGAPLYLHAGIDAPAADVTVHRYPIGRAFRVGGLAFASVHVPHDVMQVALRVDDGVRALGVATDVGRVTNDLVALLAECDAALLEANHCAEMLAFSDYPDVVKRRVGGGLGHLSNAQAAELAARLVGSRLARLWLGHLSRTNNSPARALDVVAARARRIDVSVLPDATPIALDVHTTRPHQLGLPFG; encoded by the coding sequence ATGCGCGTCTACGTGCTCGGGAGCGGATCGGGCGGCAACGCGCTCCTCGTCGACGCGAACGGCACGCGTGTCCTCGTCGAGGCGGGCCTCGGGCCGCGGATCGTCGCCGCGCGGCTCGCGGAGCTCGGGGTCGACCTCGCCCCCGGCGAGCTCGACGGCATCGTCGCGACGCACGAGCACGGCGATCACTTCGGACACGCCGCGCAGCTCGCTGCGGCGTTCGGCGCGCCGCTGTACCTCCACGCCGGCATCGACGCCCCCGCCGCCGACGTCACGGTCCATCGCTACCCGATCGGACGCGCCTTCCGCGTCGGCGGGCTCGCCTTCGCGTCGGTCCACGTGCCGCACGACGTGATGCAGGTCGCGCTCCGCGTCGACGACGGCGTCCGCGCGCTCGGCGTCGCGACCGACGTCGGGCGCGTCACGAACGACCTCGTCGCGCTGCTCGCCGAGTGCGACGCCGCGCTGCTGGAGGCGAACCACTGCGCCGAAATGCTCGCATTCAGCGACTATCCCGACGTCGTGAAGCGGCGCGTCGGCGGCGGGCTCGGGCACCTCTCGAACGCGCAGGCGGCGGAGCTCGCCGCGCGCCTCGTCGGGTCGCGGCTCGCCCGCCTCTGGCTCGGCCACCTCTCCCGCACGAACAACAGCCCCGCGCGCGCCCTCGACGTCGTCGCCGCCCGCGCGCGCCGGATCGACGTGAGCGTGCTCCCGGACGCGACGCCGATCGCCCTCGACGTCCACACGACGCGTCCGCACCAGCTCGGGCTGCCGTTCGGGTAA
- a CDS encoding MAPEG family protein, with protein sequence MTIPTVTALYGSLNALLNVALGLNVVRYRTKAGVSLGEGGSKELLVAVRTHSNNAEFVPLALVMLLVVELCGGASLWLHAAGGALFLGRVLHVIGMPRKAPNPYRFIGVTITYVLITALAAYALWLRRGA encoded by the coding sequence ATGACGATCCCGACCGTCACTGCGCTCTACGGCTCGTTGAACGCGCTCCTGAACGTCGCGCTGGGCCTCAACGTCGTCCGCTACCGCACGAAGGCCGGAGTCTCCCTCGGGGAAGGCGGCTCGAAGGAGCTCCTCGTCGCGGTCCGCACCCACTCCAACAACGCCGAGTTCGTGCCGCTCGCGCTCGTGATGCTCCTCGTCGTCGAGCTGTGCGGCGGCGCGAGCCTCTGGCTCCACGCCGCCGGCGGCGCGCTGTTCCTCGGGCGCGTCCTCCACGTCATCGGCATGCCGCGGAAGGCGCCGAACCCCTATCGCTTCATCGGCGTCACGATCACGTACGTGCTCATCACCGCCCTCGCGGCGTACGCCTTGTGGCTCCGCCGCGGGGCGTAG
- a CDS encoding radical SAM protein, which produces MSDIGPRPRFLPIAPTANPARRNLPLAGDARDVDRKWKPVYAVWEITLACDLACRHCGSRAGRERPDELTTEQCFDLVDQMAELGVREVTMIGGEAYLRDDWTEIAKRIVGHGMQCGITTGGRGFTAERAKAAYEAGIRAVSVSVDGLRETHDKLRGLQGSWESAMNAITNLREAGIAVSSNTQFNKASLKEIPELFDLLIEKKIRAWQVQLTVAMGRAVDEPALLLEPYQVIEVMAVLARLKPKADANKILLWPGNNIGYFGPYETLLKGNMPRGHMASCGAGRATLGIEANGDIKGCPSLPTADYVGGNIRDYSLRTIWEQSKPLRFTRDRTVEDLFGFCRDCYYNDTCRAGCSWTTHVLFGKPGNNPYCHHRALELLREGKRERIVKVSEASGQPFDHGKFEVVVEDWPDDLKVRAEEIVKTANGWLSD; this is translated from the coding sequence ATGTCCGATATTGGGCCGCGTCCGCGCTTCCTCCCCATCGCCCCCACTGCGAACCCCGCGCGTCGCAACCTGCCGCTCGCCGGCGACGCGCGCGACGTCGATCGGAAGTGGAAGCCCGTCTACGCCGTCTGGGAGATCACGCTCGCGTGCGATCTCGCGTGCCGTCACTGCGGGTCGCGCGCCGGACGCGAGCGCCCCGACGAGCTGACGACCGAGCAGTGCTTCGACCTCGTCGACCAGATGGCGGAGCTCGGCGTCCGCGAGGTCACGATGATCGGCGGCGAGGCGTACCTCCGCGACGACTGGACCGAGATCGCGAAGCGCATCGTCGGGCACGGCATGCAGTGCGGCATCACCACCGGCGGCCGCGGCTTCACCGCCGAGCGCGCGAAGGCCGCCTACGAGGCGGGGATCCGCGCCGTGTCCGTCTCCGTCGACGGGCTCCGCGAGACCCACGACAAGCTGCGCGGCCTCCAGGGGAGCTGGGAGTCCGCGATGAACGCGATCACGAACCTCCGTGAAGCCGGCATCGCCGTCAGCTCCAACACGCAGTTCAACAAGGCGAGCCTGAAGGAGATCCCCGAGCTCTTCGATCTCCTCATCGAGAAGAAGATCCGCGCGTGGCAGGTGCAGCTCACGGTCGCGATGGGCCGCGCGGTCGACGAGCCCGCGCTCCTCCTCGAGCCGTACCAGGTGATCGAGGTCATGGCCGTCCTCGCGCGCCTCAAGCCGAAGGCCGACGCGAACAAGATCCTCCTCTGGCCCGGCAACAACATCGGTTACTTCGGCCCGTACGAGACGCTCCTCAAGGGGAACATGCCGCGCGGGCACATGGCGTCGTGCGGCGCCGGGCGCGCGACCCTCGGCATCGAAGCGAACGGCGACATCAAGGGCTGCCCCTCGCTCCCGACCGCGGACTACGTCGGCGGCAACATCCGCGACTACTCGCTGCGCACGATCTGGGAGCAGTCGAAGCCGCTCCGCTTCACGCGCGACCGCACGGTCGAGGACCTCTTCGGCTTCTGCCGCGACTGCTACTACAACGACACGTGCCGCGCGGGTTGCTCGTGGACGACGCACGTCCTCTTCGGCAAGCCTGGCAATAACCCCTACTGCCACCATCGCGCGCTCGAGCTTTTGCGCGAGGGCAAGCGCGAGCGCATCGTGAAGGTGAGCGAGGCGTCGGGGCAACCCTTCGACCACGGCAAGTTCGAGGTCGTGGTCGAGGACTGGCCCGACGATCTGAAGGTCCGCGCCGAAGAGATCGTGAAGACGGCGAACGGCTGGCTCAGCGATTAG
- a CDS encoding metalloregulator ArsR/SmtB family transcription factor produces the protein MELARYVGTLNLLGDENRLRLCALLRERELTVSDLVRVTGISQSRVSTHLARLREGGFVRDRRDGQHAFYALAVDTLPGTAKVVLDEATLAGDPTLAGDKKRLAELGRFPESVAGEMERHYSPGRTWQSLAVGLAALLDLGDVLDVGSGDGAAASFVAPYCRSLTCVDTSARMIEAARRRLGKTKSFRAEVADGADLPYPDGSFDAALLFHTLTYAADPRRVVEECARVLRPGGRVVVLSLDRHEHKDLTASYGERHPGLSPADLKKLLARARLTAVHADVACRETKKPHFSTVLATGKKK, from the coding sequence GTGGAGCTCGCGCGCTACGTCGGGACGCTGAACCTGCTCGGCGACGAAAATCGCCTGCGGCTCTGCGCACTTCTGCGCGAGCGGGAGCTCACGGTCTCGGACCTCGTGCGCGTCACCGGCATCTCGCAGTCGCGGGTCTCGACCCACCTCGCGCGCCTGCGTGAGGGCGGCTTCGTGCGCGACCGCCGCGACGGCCAGCACGCGTTCTACGCGCTCGCGGTCGACACCCTGCCGGGCACCGCCAAGGTCGTCCTCGACGAGGCGACGCTCGCCGGCGATCCGACGCTCGCCGGCGACAAGAAGCGGCTCGCCGAGCTCGGCCGCTTCCCCGAGTCCGTCGCGGGCGAGATGGAGCGCCACTACTCGCCGGGGCGGACGTGGCAGTCGCTCGCGGTCGGCCTCGCCGCGCTCCTCGACCTCGGCGACGTCCTCGACGTCGGCTCCGGCGACGGCGCGGCGGCGAGCTTCGTCGCGCCTTACTGCCGCTCGCTCACGTGCGTCGACACGAGCGCGCGGATGATCGAGGCCGCTCGGAGACGCCTCGGCAAGACCAAGAGCTTCCGCGCGGAGGTCGCCGACGGCGCCGACCTCCCCTATCCCGACGGCTCGTTCGACGCGGCGCTCTTGTTCCACACGCTCACGTACGCGGCGGATCCGCGGCGCGTCGTCGAGGAGTGCGCGCGCGTGCTCCGTCCCGGCGGCCGCGTCGTCGTGCTCTCGCTCGATCGCCACGAGCACAAGGACCTCACCGCGTCGTACGGCGAGCGCCACCCCGGCTTGTCGCCCGCCGATCTCAAGAAGCTCCTCGCCCGCGCGCGCTTGACCGCGGTCCACGCCGACGTCGCGTGCCGCGAGACGAAGAAGCCGCACTTCAGCACCGTCCTCGCCACCGGAAAGAAGAAATGA
- a CDS encoding oxidative damage protection protein, giving the protein MSEERIVHCRKLGKDLPGLAKPPYKNELGKRIYEEVSKEAWDMWIKDSVKYINTYRVDLTSPEGQKFMFDQAEVYFGFKGGKLADTAFVPAQPGADDKNED; this is encoded by the coding sequence ATGAGCGAAGAACGCATCGTCCACTGCCGGAAGCTCGGGAAAGACCTGCCCGGCCTCGCGAAGCCCCCGTACAAAAACGAGCTCGGGAAGCGGATCTACGAGGAGGTCTCGAAGGAGGCCTGGGACATGTGGATCAAGGACTCGGTCAAGTACATCAACACGTACCGCGTCGACCTCACGTCGCCCGAGGGCCAGAAGTTCATGTTCGATCAGGCCGAGGTCTACTTCGGCTTCAAGGGCGGAAAGCTGGCCGACACCGCGTTCGTGCCGGCGCAGCCCGGCGCCGACGACAAGAACGAAGACTGA
- the metH gene encoding methionine synthase, translating into MTALTALEELLQKRIVVIDGAMGTTIRTYGMKEADIRGARFADSKKDLLNNGDLFSLTQPEMILDIHRRFLEAGADIVETNTFGATSITQSEFFVDDPRERGGKKDAAFFESILEDKFLNDLAWEINEVSAKQCRQAAEDAEQKDGKPRFVAGAIGPLTVSLSNSPDAEDASFRVCTFDQVKRAYKHEVRALIAGGVDTLLVETIFDSLNAKAALVAIQEVFVEDGVRLPIQVSAAVGRGGETMISAQTVEALWNAIAHAKPLSVGLNCSLGPDLMRPFLAELGVKAAAAISCYPNAGLPNPLSPTGFDLEPPDMGRFLAEFASAGLVNIAGGCCGNTPEHIAAIAKAVLDLPPRPLPRSESTPVETRPLRLSGSLPFTQQPGVFMMIGERTNVAGSPKFAKLIKEGNYEAAVAIGRQQVENGANVIDICMDEGMIDGVSAMTKFVALLSSEPEVAKVPFMIDSSKWEVIEAGLRGLQGKGIVNSISLKEGEAVFLANARTIQRFGAAAVVMAFDEEGQAATLADKIRICKRAYELLRGIDFPAEDIIFDPNVLTVATGIAEHDNYAVDFIEATRWIKQNLPHAKVSGGISNVSFSFRGNNVVREAMHSAFLFHAIAAGLDMGIVNAGMLEVYEEIQEPLKTLVEDVLLNRRPDATERLVDHGEKIKAAGEGGAATKREEEEWRKGTVEARLSHALVKGIDTYIDADTEEARAKLGRPLAVIEGPLMDGMSVVGDLFGAGKMFLPQVVKSARVMKKAVAYLTPFMEAEKEAAAKAGAAVRTQGKIVLATVKGDVHDIGKNIVGVVLACNNYEVIDMGVMVPCEKILQKARDTQADVIGLSGLITPSLDEMVHVAREMERQGMDLPLLIGGATTSRAHTAVKIAPAYKNPVVHVLDASRAVPVTTSLLSAEGKAGFVAELGADYEKLRRIHAGPKKEVVPLAAARANRPRLAYGAAEVPTPSFTGVRVWGDVPLATLREYIDWTPFFHTWELKGVFPRILEHEVYGEQARKVHAEANELLDRVVKEKLLTAKAVYGLFPAYAEGDDVVLEGGARFHFLRQQTEHKNGEPHRCLADFIGPSGDHVGAFAVTAGLGLDVLKDGFRKQHDDYNAIMAEALADRLAEAAAEYLHERVRAEWGHADALSKVDLIAEKYRGIRPAAGYPACPDHTEKATLWKLLDVEAKTGMKLTESYAMWPGASVSGLYFAHPESRYFTLGKIGKDQAEDYAKRKGMTLSQVERWLGPNLGYEPAS; encoded by the coding sequence ATGACCGCCCTCACCGCCCTCGAAGAGCTCCTCCAGAAGCGCATCGTCGTCATCGACGGCGCGATGGGCACCACGATCCGCACCTACGGCATGAAGGAGGCGGACATCCGCGGCGCGCGCTTCGCCGACTCGAAGAAGGATCTCCTCAACAACGGAGACCTCTTCAGCCTCACCCAGCCGGAGATGATCCTCGACATCCACCGCCGCTTCCTCGAGGCGGGCGCGGACATCGTCGAGACGAACACCTTCGGCGCGACGAGCATCACCCAGAGCGAGTTCTTCGTCGACGATCCGCGCGAGCGCGGCGGCAAGAAGGACGCCGCGTTCTTCGAGAGCATCCTCGAGGACAAGTTCCTCAACGACCTCGCCTGGGAGATCAACGAGGTCTCCGCCAAGCAGTGCCGCCAGGCGGCCGAGGACGCGGAGCAGAAGGACGGCAAGCCGCGCTTCGTCGCCGGCGCGATCGGCCCCCTCACCGTGTCGCTCTCCAACTCCCCCGACGCCGAAGACGCGAGCTTCCGCGTCTGCACCTTCGACCAGGTGAAGCGCGCGTACAAACACGAGGTCCGCGCCCTCATCGCGGGCGGCGTCGACACGCTCCTCGTCGAGACGATCTTCGACTCCCTCAACGCGAAGGCGGCCCTCGTCGCGATCCAGGAGGTCTTCGTCGAGGACGGCGTCCGCCTCCCGATCCAGGTGTCGGCCGCGGTCGGCCGCGGCGGCGAGACGATGATCTCCGCCCAGACCGTCGAGGCGCTCTGGAACGCGATCGCGCACGCGAAGCCGCTCTCGGTCGGCCTCAACTGCTCGCTCGGCCCCGACCTCATGCGGCCCTTCCTCGCCGAGCTCGGCGTGAAGGCCGCGGCCGCGATCTCCTGCTACCCGAACGCGGGCCTCCCGAACCCGCTCTCGCCGACCGGCTTCGATCTCGAGCCGCCGGACATGGGGCGCTTCCTCGCCGAGTTCGCGAGCGCGGGCCTCGTCAACATCGCGGGCGGCTGCTGCGGGAACACGCCCGAGCACATCGCCGCGATCGCGAAGGCCGTCCTTGACCTGCCGCCGCGCCCGCTCCCGCGTTCGGAATCGACTCCGGTCGAGACGCGACCGCTCCGCCTCTCCGGCTCGCTCCCGTTCACGCAGCAGCCGGGCGTCTTCATGATGATCGGCGAGCGCACGAACGTCGCCGGCTCCCCGAAGTTCGCGAAGCTGATCAAGGAGGGCAACTACGAGGCCGCGGTCGCGATCGGCCGCCAGCAGGTCGAGAACGGCGCGAACGTCATCGACATCTGCATGGACGAAGGGATGATCGACGGCGTCTCCGCGATGACGAAGTTCGTCGCGCTGCTCTCGAGCGAGCCCGAGGTCGCGAAGGTCCCCTTCATGATCGACTCCTCTAAGTGGGAGGTCATCGAGGCGGGGCTCCGCGGCCTCCAGGGCAAGGGGATCGTGAACTCGATCTCGCTGAAGGAGGGCGAGGCGGTCTTCCTCGCGAACGCGCGCACGATCCAGCGCTTCGGCGCCGCCGCGGTCGTCATGGCCTTCGACGAGGAGGGCCAGGCGGCGACGCTCGCCGACAAGATCCGGATCTGCAAGCGCGCCTACGAGCTCCTCCGCGGGATCGACTTCCCGGCGGAGGACATCATCTTCGATCCGAACGTGCTCACCGTCGCGACCGGGATCGCGGAGCACGACAACTACGCCGTCGACTTCATCGAGGCGACGCGGTGGATCAAGCAGAACCTCCCCCACGCGAAGGTGTCGGGCGGCATCTCGAACGTCTCGTTCAGCTTCCGCGGCAACAACGTCGTGCGCGAGGCGATGCACTCCGCGTTCCTCTTCCACGCGATCGCGGCCGGCCTCGACATGGGGATCGTGAACGCGGGCATGCTCGAGGTCTACGAGGAGATCCAGGAGCCGCTGAAGACGCTGGTCGAGGACGTGCTCCTGAACCGCCGCCCCGACGCGACCGAGCGCCTCGTCGACCACGGAGAGAAGATCAAGGCGGCGGGTGAGGGCGGCGCCGCGACGAAGCGCGAAGAGGAGGAGTGGCGCAAGGGCACCGTCGAGGCGCGCCTCTCCCACGCGCTCGTCAAAGGGATCGACACGTACATCGACGCGGACACGGAGGAGGCGCGCGCGAAGCTCGGGCGTCCGCTCGCGGTGATCGAAGGGCCGCTCATGGACGGCATGAGCGTCGTCGGCGATCTCTTCGGCGCGGGCAAGATGTTCCTCCCCCAGGTCGTGAAGTCCGCGCGCGTGATGAAGAAGGCGGTCGCCTACCTCACGCCGTTCATGGAGGCGGAGAAGGAGGCCGCGGCGAAGGCGGGCGCGGCGGTGCGGACGCAAGGAAAGATCGTCCTCGCCACGGTGAAGGGCGACGTCCACGACATCGGCAAGAACATCGTTGGCGTCGTGCTCGCGTGCAACAACTACGAGGTCATCGACATGGGCGTCATGGTCCCGTGCGAGAAGATCCTGCAGAAGGCGCGCGACACCCAGGCCGACGTCATCGGCCTCTCCGGCCTCATCACGCCGTCGCTCGACGAGATGGTGCACGTCGCGCGCGAGATGGAGCGGCAGGGCATGGACCTCCCCCTCCTCATCGGCGGGGCGACGACGTCGCGCGCGCACACCGCGGTGAAGATCGCGCCGGCGTACAAGAACCCGGTCGTCCACGTGCTCGACGCGTCGCGCGCGGTGCCGGTGACGACGTCGCTCCTCTCCGCCGAGGGCAAGGCGGGCTTCGTCGCGGAGCTCGGCGCCGACTACGAGAAGCTGCGCCGCATCCACGCCGGTCCGAAGAAGGAGGTCGTCCCGCTCGCCGCCGCGCGCGCGAACCGGCCTCGCCTCGCCTACGGCGCGGCGGAGGTCCCGACCCCGAGCTTCACCGGCGTCCGCGTGTGGGGCGACGTCCCGCTCGCGACGCTGCGCGAGTACATCGACTGGACGCCGTTCTTCCACACGTGGGAGCTGAAGGGCGTCTTCCCGCGGATCCTCGAGCACGAGGTCTACGGCGAGCAGGCGCGGAAGGTCCACGCCGAGGCGAACGAGCTCCTCGATCGCGTCGTGAAGGAGAAGCTCCTCACCGCGAAGGCGGTCTACGGCTTGTTCCCCGCGTACGCGGAGGGCGACGACGTCGTGCTCGAAGGCGGCGCGCGCTTTCACTTCCTGCGCCAGCAGACCGAGCACAAGAACGGCGAGCCCCATCGCTGCCTCGCCGACTTCATCGGCCCGAGCGGCGATCACGTCGGCGCGTTCGCGGTGACGGCGGGCCTCGGCCTCGACGTGCTCAAGGACGGCTTCCGCAAGCAACACGACGACTACAACGCGATCATGGCGGAGGCGCTCGCGGACCGCCTCGCCGAGGCGGCGGCGGAGTACCTCCACGAGCGCGTGCGCGCGGAGTGGGGTCACGCCGACGCGCTCTCGAAGGTGGACCTCATCGCGGAGAAGTACCGCGGCATCCGTCCCGCCGCGGGCTACCCCGCGTGCCCCGACCACACCGAGAAGGCCACGCTGTGGAAGCTCCTCGACGTCGAGGCGAAGACGGGCATGAAGCTCACCGAGAGCTACGCGATGTGGCCGGGCGCGAGCGTGAGCGGCCTCTACTTCGCGCACCCGGAGTCGCGCTACTTCACGCTCGGCAAGATCGGGAAGGACCAGGCCGAGGACTACGCGAAGCGGAAGGGCATGACGCTGTCGCAGGTCGAGCGCTGGCTCGGTCCGAACCTCGGCTACGAACCGGCGAGCTGA
- a CDS encoding metallophosphoesterase → MVALGDLHGDLDAARRALRLAGAIDDKDKWIGGKLVVVQTGDLVDRGDDDRTILDLVERLKGEAKAAGGEFVALNGNHEIMNAQLDFRYVTPGGFSAFNDVSSKSDEVAEAASKVEPSQRGRAAAFLPGGVYAKLLAERPLMARVGDSLFVHGGILPKHVRAGLDRVNTETREWLKGERRKPPKEIEAVDGPLWTRMYSEAPGAQECATLAETLKLLNAKRLVMGHTPQKPDIAPCCDGQGWRIDTGMSKYYQGNVEVLEIRGDAVKVLKEK, encoded by the coding sequence GTGGTCGCGCTCGGCGATCTGCACGGCGACCTCGACGCCGCGCGCCGCGCGCTCCGCCTCGCCGGCGCGATCGACGACAAGGACAAGTGGATCGGCGGCAAGCTCGTCGTGGTGCAGACCGGCGACCTCGTCGACCGCGGCGACGACGATCGCACGATCCTCGACCTGGTCGAGCGCCTGAAGGGCGAGGCCAAGGCGGCCGGCGGCGAGTTTGTCGCATTGAACGGAAACCACGAAATCATGAACGCGCAGCTCGACTTCCGGTACGTGACGCCGGGCGGCTTCTCCGCGTTCAACGACGTGTCGTCGAAGAGCGACGAGGTGGCCGAGGCGGCGTCGAAGGTCGAGCCCTCGCAGCGCGGTCGCGCGGCCGCGTTCCTGCCCGGCGGCGTCTACGCGAAGCTCCTCGCCGAGCGGCCGCTCATGGCCCGCGTCGGCGACTCGCTCTTCGTGCACGGCGGCATCCTCCCGAAGCACGTCCGCGCCGGGCTCGATCGCGTGAACACGGAGACGCGCGAGTGGCTCAAGGGCGAGCGCCGCAAGCCGCCGAAGGAGATCGAGGCGGTCGACGGCCCGCTCTGGACGCGCATGTACTCGGAGGCGCCGGGGGCGCAGGAGTGCGCGACGCTCGCGGAGACGCTGAAGCTCCTGAACGCGAAGCGCCTCGTGATGGGGCACACCCCGCAGAAGCCCGACATCGCGCCGTGCTGCGACGGCCAGGGCTGGCGCATCGACACCGGGATGTCGAAGTACTACCAGGGCAACGTCGAGGTCCTCGAGATCCGCGGCGACGCGGTGAAGGTCCTCAAGGAGAAGTAG
- the erpA gene encoding iron-sulfur cluster insertion protein ErpA gives MITMTDRAADKVKEIALAEDLTNQGLRLRVVGGGCAGFTYDLYFEDQTTDMDEEFESKGVKLYVDPLSFQYLTDTEIDYVEGVHGSGFKFNNPNVTGSCGCGSSVKF, from the coding sequence ATGATCACCATGACGGACCGCGCGGCCGACAAGGTCAAAGAGATCGCGCTCGCGGAAGACCTGACGAACCAAGGGCTTCGCCTCCGCGTGGTCGGCGGTGGGTGTGCCGGGTTCACGTATGACCTCTATTTCGAGGATCAGACGACCGACATGGACGAGGAGTTCGAGTCGAAGGGCGTGAAGCTCTACGTCGACCCGCTGAGCTTCCAGTACCTGACCGACACCGAGATCGACTACGTCGAGGGCGTCCACGGATCGGGCTTCAAGTTCAACAACCCGAACGTGACCGGCAGCTGCGGCTGCGGCTCGTCGGTGAAGTTCTGA